The following proteins come from a genomic window of Lachnoclostridium phytofermentans ISDg:
- a CDS encoding flagellar protein FlgN, with protein MASLIQELITTLREEEQLYQEMIPIAAKKTRVIIDNDLASLQQITEEEQVTVEKVNALERKREEVIVNIGTVINRKSDTLTMKTIITLLENQPEEQKELSLIHDSLTTTINQLVELNHKNKSLIQQSLEMIEFNMNLIQSTRMSPGSTNYTKGASQLEMPAAQTGMFDAKQ; from the coding sequence TTGGCAAGCCTGATACAGGAATTAATAACAACGCTTCGCGAAGAGGAACAACTTTATCAAGAGATGATTCCGATTGCAGCGAAAAAAACCAGAGTAATTATAGACAATGACCTCGCTTCCTTGCAGCAAATAACAGAAGAAGAGCAAGTTACTGTAGAAAAAGTAAATGCTCTGGAGCGCAAGAGAGAAGAGGTTATTGTAAACATTGGAACAGTGATAAATCGAAAGTCAGATACATTGACTATGAAAACGATTATCACGCTATTAGAGAATCAGCCAGAGGAGCAAAAAGAATTATCATTAATCCACGATTCTCTAACAACTACAATTAATCAATTAGTAGAACTAAATCATAAAAATAAATCTTTAATTCAACAGTCCCTAGAGATGATTGAATTCAATATGAATTTAATTCAGAGTACACGGATGTCACCGGGGAGCACCAATTATACCAAAGGCGCATCTCAGCTTGAGATGCCAGCTGCGCAGACAGGGATGTTTGATGCGAAGCAATAG
- the flgK gene encoding flagellar hook-associated protein FlgK: MSLMSSLYVGVSGLQVSQNGLNTTGHNLANVETEGYVRQQTVLQTSQYRTIGQSYISPMQLGLGAETAAVRQVRDIFLDKSYRQELGRRGFYDSQYETVSEIENLMGELEGVAFQDSIADFWKNLQELAKEPDSLVKRASLVETSVGFVERSENLFKQLRDYQLNLNLKITNTISRINEIGDQISSLNDRICAYESNRVEHANDLRDTRNKLLDELSQMITITYRENADGRVTVNAEGVPFVTEDLTHHMGSMTVTQIRQRQLDEDEFNSTGMMENSDMLIPIWPTYGNVEVFNRDLIPNPVDNSDIGSLKGLILARGTKVAKATDIPIAPNKDNYLDEFGDLKEDEYNLALKDYKEAVKTYNKTIEPSIVMSTQAQYDQLIHGIVTKINDILCPNKEVVIAAGTTIQLSNGDTYTYDKDTVIKIFDDENAPIGINGEGGTELFSRKSMPRYMDYQEITLANGDTILAKIYNEEDEANNYSLYTVGELVVNQEMIEDKSKIPLSQSSNTGDYDIKTTERLLKAWQEPFATLSPNTLTKSNINDYYNALIGGIATTGERYHTIVKSQEGMVTSIDNQRQSVLGVASDDELTSLIKFQHAYNAAARYINVIDQMLEHIVTRI, translated from the coding sequence ATGAGCTTAATGAGTAGCTTATATGTAGGTGTATCTGGATTACAAGTCAGTCAAAATGGTCTGAATACCACAGGACATAATCTTGCAAACGTAGAAACGGAAGGTTATGTTAGACAGCAAACGGTATTACAGACATCTCAATATCGAACAATAGGACAATCGTATATTTCCCCAATGCAATTAGGCCTTGGAGCAGAAACAGCTGCTGTTCGTCAGGTTAGAGATATCTTTTTAGATAAATCTTATCGACAAGAGCTTGGGCGTCGAGGGTTCTATGATTCTCAGTATGAAACAGTATCCGAGATTGAAAACTTAATGGGTGAGCTTGAGGGCGTTGCGTTCCAGGATTCTATTGCTGACTTTTGGAAAAACTTACAAGAACTCGCGAAAGAACCGGATAGTTTAGTAAAGAGAGCTTCACTTGTAGAAACAAGTGTCGGCTTTGTTGAACGCTCTGAGAATTTATTCAAACAGCTTCGGGACTATCAATTAAATTTAAATTTAAAAATAACGAATACGATCTCTCGTATTAATGAAATTGGAGATCAAATCTCGAGTTTAAATGATAGAATTTGTGCTTATGAAAGCAATCGAGTAGAGCACGCGAACGACTTAAGAGACACGAGAAATAAATTATTAGATGAGTTGTCTCAAATGATTACCATTACATATCGTGAAAATGCAGATGGTAGAGTTACTGTAAATGCGGAAGGAGTTCCATTTGTAACAGAAGATCTTACACATCATATGGGGAGCATGACAGTAACACAAATCAGACAACGACAGCTTGACGAGGATGAATTTAATTCAACCGGTATGATGGAAAATTCGGATATGTTAATTCCGATTTGGCCAACGTATGGTAATGTAGAAGTATTCAATCGTGATTTGATACCAAATCCAGTAGATAATTCTGATATTGGTTCTTTAAAAGGCTTGATTTTAGCGAGAGGAACAAAAGTAGCAAAAGCTACGGATATTCCGATCGCACCTAATAAAGATAATTACTTGGACGAGTTTGGCGACTTAAAGGAAGATGAATATAATCTTGCATTAAAAGATTATAAAGAGGCTGTTAAGACATACAACAAAACAATAGAACCATCCATTGTTATGTCAACTCAGGCACAGTACGATCAGTTAATCCATGGTATTGTAACAAAGATTAATGACATCTTATGCCCTAACAAAGAAGTAGTTATCGCAGCAGGAACTACGATTCAACTTTCAAATGGTGATACGTATACTTACGATAAGGATACGGTAATTAAGATTTTTGATGATGAGAATGCTCCAATTGGAATCAATGGTGAAGGTGGTACGGAGTTATTTAGTCGTAAATCCATGCCTCGTTATATGGATTACCAAGAGATTACTTTGGCTAATGGGGATACCATTCTTGCTAAGATTTACAATGAGGAAGACGAGGCAAACAATTATTCCTTGTATACGGTTGGTGAACTGGTAGTAAATCAGGAGATGATTGAGGATAAGTCAAAGATTCCATTAAGCCAGAGTTCTAACACTGGAGATTATGATATCAAGACTACGGAGAGATTATTAAAAGCATGGCAGGAACCATTTGCAACCCTTTCTCCAAATACATTAACAAAATCAAACATTAATGATTATTACAATGCATTAATCGGAGGTATAGCAACTACCGGTGAGCGTTATCATACGATTGTTAAGAGTCAGGAAGGTATGGTAACAAGCATTGACAATCAGCGTCAATCAGTTCTTGGAGTAGCCTCTGACGATGAACTTACAAGTTTAATTAAATTCCAACATGCGTATAACGCAGCTGCTAGATATATAAACGTAATAGATCAAATGCTTGAGCATATTGTAACGAGAATATAG
- the flgK gene encoding flagellar hook-associated protein FlgK has product MPSTFFGLSIGNSGLYASQAGLNTTAHNIANIETEGFSRQVAKQQAGTALRVNSSYGMVGTGVDIKGVTQIRDSYYDLKYMKNNTMYGAYSTKEYYLTSIENYFNEVKLEGFLTNFDNMYNSLQELSKQPEDLTVRTQVTNMAQSTCDYVNSLSTSLSRLQEECNFEIKNQVERVNSLAQQIAIVTKQINTIEVNGGTANDLRDQRALMVDELSGFATVSVNERIVGDNVGVTSYTVKLDGQTLVDNYEANQLKVVPRDTKVNQLDATGLFNVCWSNGQPVDLNSPTMGGTLKALIQVRDGNNKEGYQGKAIASAGDTTITVTSTNKNNVEDLNIASNGIITIGNREYHYNGFAVTKDEDTGEFIYEFSLDEPVKVDVNEETAHIGKQVDYKGIPYYMAQLNKFARTYAKAFNDVHKSGQDLNGDQGLDFFNGVDVVTGKNFIFDKSPSDEGNGYLFTSKTGAYAGDYADEPNFASYYLLTADTFGVTKAVYSDPKKLATASSIENGVANADNVQKLLALKDDVRMFGQGKPAQFFQTLVAEIGIDAKQASNFAENQMNILSAVQNQRLSISGVDQEEEAMNLVRYQKAYNLSAKVISIMDQIYDRLINYMGA; this is encoded by the coding sequence ATGCCATCTACATTTTTTGGACTTTCCATAGGAAATAGTGGATTATATGCTTCGCAGGCAGGTTTAAATACCACTGCGCATAATATAGCAAATATTGAAACAGAGGGTTTCTCAAGACAAGTGGCAAAACAACAAGCTGGAACAGCTCTTCGAGTAAATAGTTCCTATGGTATGGTTGGTACTGGTGTTGATATCAAGGGTGTAACTCAGATACGTGACTCGTACTATGATTTGAAATATATGAAGAATAACACAATGTATGGAGCGTACTCCACCAAAGAGTATTATTTAACCTCCATTGAGAATTATTTTAATGAAGTTAAGTTGGAAGGGTTTTTGACTAATTTTGATAATATGTACAATAGCCTCCAGGAATTGAGTAAGCAACCAGAGGACTTAACCGTACGTACTCAGGTTACTAATATGGCTCAAAGTACCTGTGATTATGTAAATTCGCTTTCAACTAGCTTAAGCCGCTTACAGGAAGAATGTAATTTTGAGATTAAAAATCAAGTAGAACGCGTGAACTCCTTGGCACAACAGATTGCTATTGTTACGAAGCAAATCAACACGATTGAAGTTAATGGTGGTACCGCAAATGACCTTAGGGATCAACGTGCCTTAATGGTGGACGAATTATCCGGATTTGCAACGGTAAGTGTCAATGAGCGAATTGTTGGAGATAATGTCGGAGTTACGAGTTATACCGTTAAATTAGATGGTCAGACCTTGGTTGACAACTATGAGGCGAACCAATTAAAAGTCGTTCCAAGAGATACCAAAGTAAATCAGTTGGATGCGACAGGACTATTTAATGTTTGCTGGAGTAATGGACAACCCGTGGATCTTAATAGTCCAACCATGGGCGGAACGCTTAAAGCGTTGATTCAAGTACGTGATGGTAACAATAAGGAAGGTTATCAGGGAAAAGCAATAGCAAGTGCTGGTGATACAACAATTACAGTGACTTCAACGAATAAAAATAATGTAGAAGATTTAAACATTGCATCCAATGGTATTATTACAATAGGCAATAGAGAGTACCATTATAATGGATTTGCTGTTACAAAGGATGAAGATACAGGAGAATTTATCTACGAATTTTCCCTTGATGAACCAGTTAAAGTGGATGTGAATGAAGAAACTGCCCATATCGGAAAACAGGTTGATTATAAAGGAATCCCGTACTATATGGCACAGCTCAATAAATTTGCTAGAACCTATGCCAAAGCATTTAATGATGTACATAAATCAGGACAGGATTTAAATGGCGACCAGGGCTTAGATTTCTTTAATGGTGTTGACGTGGTAACAGGTAAGAACTTTATCTTTGATAAGTCACCTTCAGATGAAGGAAATGGTTATTTATTTACCTCTAAGACAGGGGCTTATGCTGGAGATTATGCGGATGAACCGAATTTTGCGTCATATTATTTGCTCACTGCCGATACCTTTGGGGTTACAAAGGCAGTTTATTCGGACCCTAAAAAGTTGGCGACTGCATCTTCAATTGAAAATGGTGTTGCTAACGCTGATAATGTTCAGAAGTTACTAGCATTAAAAGATGACGTTAGAATGTTTGGTCAAGGAAAACCAGCTCAATTTTTCCAAACTCTAGTAGCAGAGATTGGCATTGATGCGAAACAAGCAAGTAATTTTGCAGAAAACCAAATGAATATTTTATCAGCAGTTCAGAATCAGAGATTATCCATCAGTGGTGTAGATCAAGAAGAAGAGGCTATGAACTTAGTGCGTTACCAAAAAGCCTATAACTTATCTGCTAAGGTAATTTCTATTATGGATCAGATTTATGATAGACTCATTAATTATATGGGTGCATAA
- the flgL gene encoding flagellar hook-associated protein FlgL: MRITNKMMTNNVLYNINNNKNSLSKTEQQYSTGKKIQRPSEDPIVAVRALKLRTNLTELNQYYEKNIPDALAWMDLTESSLSNINEILTKIHTYCVNGANDTLTEEDRNSLAVNLNQLKDQIYQEGNTNYAGRYVFSGYKTDSSLVFSENTSKYNYLLTERLSGANLDVIQKSINSFDLSSYNPNAPWDTSFDEKPNYITAHRLRLAYNNLKNLDDGQLKIEIADQDSDGNVILDGDGNRTYTEYSGIIESRLSTDEDAYTPPDGTIYFLADTGELILPEDVYQDFRDKVDIKVSYEKNSFVKNDLKPEHYFDCVQTDLTSDDLVERNFTKQNQEIRYEINFSQSMVVNTQGSDAITHNIGRTIDDIIFAVNSVIAVDKKISEVNKMLASGNITEEQKTTLNQALEVLTAEKILKDEVMQKTFGSALSGIKEQQNIINVAVSDLGSRSVRIQLTESRLSMEQVDFEDLLSKNEDADIVDTIIKMKSQESVYNASLSAAAKIVKNSLLDFL; encoded by the coding sequence ATGAGAATTACAAATAAAATGATGACAAACAATGTTCTTTATAATATTAACAATAATAAGAACAGTTTGTCCAAAACAGAACAACAATACTCCACCGGTAAGAAGATACAGCGTCCTTCAGAAGACCCTATCGTTGCAGTACGTGCGTTGAAACTTCGTACCAATCTTACAGAACTAAATCAATATTATGAAAAGAATATTCCAGATGCCCTAGCGTGGATGGATTTGACAGAAAGTTCTTTAAGTAACATTAATGAGATTCTAACGAAGATACACACATATTGCGTGAATGGTGCTAATGATACCTTAACGGAAGAGGATAGAAACAGTCTTGCAGTTAATTTAAATCAATTAAAGGACCAGATTTATCAAGAAGGCAATACAAACTATGCAGGGAGATATGTTTTTAGTGGATATAAGACGGATTCTAGTTTAGTTTTTTCTGAAAATACATCAAAATATAATTATTTATTAACAGAAAGATTAAGCGGAGCTAACTTAGATGTCATTCAAAAATCGATTAATTCCTTTGATCTATCTTCTTATAATCCAAATGCACCATGGGATACTAGTTTTGATGAAAAACCGAATTATATCACGGCACACCGTTTAAGATTAGCATATAACAATCTCAAAAACTTGGACGATGGACAATTAAAGATTGAGATTGCCGACCAAGATTCCGATGGTAATGTAATTCTTGACGGTGATGGAAATAGAACGTATACTGAATATAGTGGTATTATCGAATCGAGGTTATCAACAGATGAAGACGCGTATACTCCGCCAGATGGAACTATTTATTTTCTAGCTGATACTGGTGAATTGATTTTACCAGAGGATGTATATCAAGATTTCCGTGATAAGGTTGATATTAAGGTTTCTTACGAGAAGAATTCTTTTGTGAAGAATGATTTAAAACCTGAACATTATTTTGATTGCGTACAAACTGATTTAACAAGCGATGATCTTGTAGAGCGTAACTTTACAAAACAGAACCAGGAAATCCGTTATGAGATAAACTTTAGTCAATCAATGGTGGTGAATACGCAAGGTAGTGATGCAATCACTCACAATATAGGAAGAACCATTGATGATATTATTTTTGCGGTAAACAGTGTTATTGCAGTTGATAAAAAGATCTCTGAAGTTAATAAGATGTTAGCAAGCGGAAATATTACTGAAGAGCAAAAAACAACATTAAATCAGGCTTTAGAAGTATTAACGGCTGAGAAGATTCTAAAAGATGAGGTAATGCAAAAAACATTTGGAAGTGCCCTCTCAGGAATAAAAGAACAGCAAAATATTATCAATGTTGCAGTTTCTGATTTAGGTAGCCGATCTGTTAGAATACAGCTTACAGAAAGTCGTTTATCGATGGAACAAGTTGATTTTGAGGATCTACTCTCAAAGAATGAGGATGCAGATATAGTAGATACGATAATCAAAATGAAATCACAGGAATCTGTATATAATGCTTCTTTATCTGCTGCTGCTAAGATTGTAAAGAATTCGTTATTAGACTTCCTATAA
- the fliW gene encoding flagellar assembly protein FliW: protein MVIATKHFGEIELEEDKILTFDHGIFGFEDCKRYTILYDGEDENSSVISWLQSLDEVSLALPIIQPSHVIDQYNPVIEDELLVSLGDIKEENIVVFLTLTVPSDLTKMTTNLKAPFIINTANKKGCQVVVEDPMFVVKYPVYEKFQNRAKKEDGEC from the coding sequence ATGGTAATAGCAACAAAACACTTTGGTGAAATAGAGTTAGAAGAAGATAAAATATTAACCTTTGATCACGGGATATTTGGATTTGAGGATTGCAAACGATATACCATTCTATACGATGGAGAAGATGAGAATAGCAGTGTTATCTCCTGGTTACAAAGTTTGGATGAGGTATCCCTTGCGTTACCAATTATTCAACCTAGCCATGTTATTGATCAGTATAATCCAGTAATAGAGGATGAGCTGTTGGTGTCTTTAGGTGATATCAAAGAGGAAAATATCGTTGTTTTCTTAACATTAACAGTACCTTCCGACTTAACTAAAATGACTACAAATCTGAAAGCTCCATTTATAATTAATACTGCAAATAAGAAGGGCTGCCAGGTTGTAGTAGAAGACCCTATGTTTGTAGTTAAGTATCCTGTATATGAAAAATTTCAAAACAGGGCCAAGAAGGAGGATGGAGAATGCTAG